The following proteins are encoded in a genomic region of [Eubacterium] hominis:
- a CDS encoding ROK family protein: MDYLGIDIGGTDVKVGIVDASGEVLISAKYPVNIDHYKIPFMDAVMQGILMFLSEKEIDLAQIKGVGVSATGQIDDHSGVVIGSGGSVPGYCGSHIKERIEETLLLPCTVLNDADCMVLAEAWMGAAKGYQNVVAFTIGTGIGGGMIVNGTLLTGRNGIAGEIGHMILHEQGEPCGCGNQGCFERYASTSALIRRIQARCPSRPVMNGMEVFQCLKKGDQEIQKVVNEWIEDIVAGCVSLVHIFNPEIIVIGGGVSNETEYLIAPLRKKIKEKAMPMFAKDLEITQAKLGNTAGMVGAVYHFIHQ, encoded by the coding sequence ATGGACTATCTGGGAATTGATATTGGTGGTACAGATGTAAAAGTAGGTATTGTGGATGCATCAGGAGAAGTACTCATATCTGCGAAATATCCTGTGAATATTGATCATTATAAAATACCATTTATGGATGCAGTGATGCAGGGGATTTTGATGTTTCTTTCAGAAAAAGAAATTGATCTGGCACAAATCAAAGGAGTAGGTGTTTCTGCGACTGGTCAGATTGATGATCATAGTGGTGTTGTGATTGGCTCCGGTGGTTCTGTGCCAGGATATTGTGGCAGTCATATCAAAGAGCGCATAGAAGAAACGCTGCTTTTGCCTTGTACCGTATTGAATGATGCGGATTGTATGGTATTAGCCGAGGCATGGATGGGAGCTGCGAAAGGTTATCAAAATGTTGTGGCATTTACGATTGGTACTGGCATTGGTGGAGGTATGATTGTGAATGGAACACTGTTGACAGGAAGAAATGGCATTGCTGGAGAAATCGGACATATGATACTTCATGAGCAGGGAGAACCATGTGGATGTGGAAATCAAGGATGCTTTGAGCGTTATGCATCGACATCAGCTTTAATACGAAGAATACAGGCACGCTGTCCATCAAGACCAGTCATGAATGGCATGGAAGTATTTCAATGCCTGAAGAAAGGGGATCAGGAAATACAGAAAGTTGTGAATGAATGGATAGAGGATATTGTCGCAGGCTGTGTATCCCTTGTGCATATCTTTAATCCAGAAATCATCGTGATCGGCGGTGGTGTAAGCAATGAAACTGAATATTTGATAGCACCATTACGTAAAAAAATCAAAGAAAAAGCCATGCCTATGTTTGCGAAAGATCTGGAAATTACACAGGCAAAGCTAGGAAATACGGCTGGAATGGTTGGTGCTGTATATCATTTCATACACCAATAA
- a CDS encoding YhcH/YjgK/YiaL family protein encodes MITGKLKDLNRYIGINKNLDIAIAYIQKEEWRNAPMGETPVAGQHVLLRRFDCKTVSSEEKPFEGHQVYGDIQLLVKGNEIVEYTDLLHTKALNEYQKEDDFQEYQGTALGSFLLEEDSFAICFPEDLHKPDITHVSTKVEKAVIKFMIEEGETYGLSGN; translated from the coding sequence ATGATTACAGGTAAACTAAAAGATTTAAACAGATATATCGGAATCAATAAAAATCTGGATATCGCAATTGCATATATTCAAAAAGAAGAATGGCGTAATGCCCCAATGGGTGAAACACCGGTTGCTGGACAGCATGTTTTATTAAGAAGATTTGATTGTAAGACGGTTTCATCAGAAGAAAAACCATTTGAAGGCCATCAAGTTTATGGGGATATTCAATTATTGGTAAAAGGCAATGAAATAGTAGAATACACAGACTTATTACATACAAAGGCATTAAATGAATACCAGAAAGAGGATGATTTTCAAGAATATCAGGGAACGGCTCTTGGTTCTTTCCTTTTGGAAGAAGACAGCTTTGCGATTTGTTTCCCAGAAGATTTACATAAACCAGATATTACGCATGTAAGCACAAAAGTAGAAAAAGCCGTTATCAAATTCATGATAGAAGAAGGTGAAACATATGGACTATCTGGGAATTGA
- a CDS encoding dihydrodipicolinate synthase family protein, giving the protein MANFELKNIKGVIPALITPFDEHEEFDENRMRKLVNHLIERGMDGLYLTGSTGEGFLMTPEERKKVVEVVIDEVHGRIPVIVHVGAISTKISIDLAKHAYATGADAISSVPPFYWKFKEENIYKYYEAVSMSTPLPMIVYNVPLAGLLGFDFICRLANIPNVKGVKYTACTHQDIYKCKDKISQDFMVYSGADEMAVSGIINEADGIIGSFYSMMPDVFKDIYQKVKSGDIAGAQKKQKIAVDIIEASLKYDYYAVIKESLRWMGVDAGYVRAPFMNLSEEEIKKVKQSFKEIKAHYQVNDIEVLNACD; this is encoded by the coding sequence ATGGCTAACTTTGAATTAAAAAATATCAAAGGCGTAATTCCAGCATTGATTACACCCTTTGATGAACATGAAGAATTTGATGAAAACAGAATGCGTAAACTGGTCAATCATTTGATTGAGCGAGGAATGGATGGATTATATTTAACAGGCAGTACGGGTGAAGGCTTTTTAATGACACCAGAAGAAAGAAAAAAAGTAGTAGAAGTTGTAATTGATGAAGTACATGGAAGAATTCCTGTCATCGTTCATGTTGGTGCTATTTCCACAAAGATCAGTATTGATCTGGCAAAACATGCCTATGCCACAGGCGCAGATGCCATCAGTAGCGTGCCACCATTCTACTGGAAATTTAAAGAAGAAAACATCTATAAATACTATGAAGCTGTGTCTATGTCAACACCACTTCCTATGATTGTATATAACGTACCACTTGCTGGACTATTAGGCTTTGATTTTATCTGTCGTCTAGCAAACATTCCAAATGTGAAAGGTGTCAAATATACAGCATGTACACATCAGGATATTTACAAATGTAAAGATAAGATTTCGCAGGATTTCATGGTATACTCTGGCGCAGATGAAATGGCAGTCAGTGGCATTATCAACGAAGCAGATGGAATCATCGGTTCTTTCTATTCCATGATGCCGGATGTATTTAAGGATATTTATCAGAAAGTAAAAAGTGGAGATATCGCTGGTGCACAGAAAAAACAGAAAATCGCAGTAGATATCATTGAAGCATCATTAAAATATGATTATTATGCAGTCATCAAAGAAAGCCTTCGCTGGATGGGCGTAGATGCCGGTTATGTCAGAGCGCCATTTATGAACCTGAGTGAAGAAGAAATTAAAAAAGTAAAACAGTCATTTAAGGAAATTAAAGCTCATTATCAGGTAAATGATATTGAAGTATTAAATGCATGTGACTAG
- a CDS encoding dipeptide ABC transporter ATP-binding protein, whose translation MEEQHEIVFQVNHLKKYFPVYGGFFKKEIASVKALDDVSLSIRKGETLGIVGESGCGKTTLGKNLLMLEKPSDGEILYNDQGVLKDITKMNKEDLFQFRKQVQMVFQDPYSSLNPVKKIYNAFEEPLKAHGFHKREEREEIMKKMMEMVNLQPDYIYRYPHEFSGGQRQRICIARALCINPSVVICDEPVSALDVSIQAQVLNLMKEIQHKMNLSYVFIAHDLSVVEYMSDRIVVMYLGKVMEIATSDELSKRPLHPYTEALLSAIPIPKIGEKRKRIVLEGDVPSPIHKPSGCPFHNRCRKCMEICRNEEPVLKDVGNNHLVYCHLYDGKEAVNE comes from the coding sequence ATGGAAGAACAACATGAAATCGTATTTCAGGTCAATCATCTGAAAAAGTATTTTCCCGTATATGGAGGCTTTTTCAAAAAGGAAATTGCTTCTGTAAAAGCATTAGATGATGTATCCTTAAGCATTCGTAAAGGTGAAACATTAGGTATTGTAGGAGAATCCGGGTGTGGAAAAACAACGTTGGGTAAAAACCTGTTGATGTTGGAAAAACCAAGCGATGGAGAAATTCTTTATAATGATCAGGGTGTATTAAAAGATATCACGAAGATGAACAAAGAAGATCTGTTTCAATTTAGAAAACAGGTACAGATGGTGTTTCAAGATCCTTATAGTTCATTAAATCCTGTGAAAAAGATTTATAATGCATTTGAAGAACCATTAAAAGCACATGGCTTTCATAAACGAGAAGAACGCGAAGAAATCATGAAAAAAATGATGGAGATGGTAAATCTTCAACCAGATTATATTTATCGTTATCCACATGAATTCTCTGGCGGTCAGCGTCAAAGAATTTGTATAGCACGTGCTTTATGTATCAATCCATCTGTTGTGATTTGTGATGAGCCGGTATCTGCATTAGATGTATCCATTCAGGCACAGGTATTGAATCTGATGAAAGAAATCCAGCATAAAATGAATTTAAGTTATGTATTTATTGCGCATGATTTAAGTGTTGTGGAATATATGAGTGATCGTATCGTGGTCATGTATTTGGGAAAAGTTATGGAAATCGCAACCAGCGATGAACTTTCAAAACGACCATTACATCCATATACCGAAGCATTATTATCCGCTATACCTATTCCAAAAATTGGTGAAAAAAGAAAACGTATTGTATTGGAAGGAGATGTCCCAAGTCCAATTCATAAGCCTTCTGGATGTCCTTTTCACAACCGTTGTAGAAAATGTATGGAGATATGCAGGAATGAAGAACCTGTTTTAAAAGATGTAGGAAACAACCATCTTGTATATTGTCATTTGTATGATGGCAAGGAGGCAGTCAATGAATAA
- a CDS encoding ABC transporter ATP-binding protein gives MSEDIILKVEHLHTSFYNGGEKVDIVKDASFTVYKGKTLAIVGESGCGKSVTVHSVMNLLPKAGKIEKGSVTYYRDGKPVMLNKLPQYGKEMRDIRGKHIGMIFQDPMTSLNPVYTIGSQIMENLLQHNKKMKKSEALEEAVYMLAKLGIPDPRSRVKDYPHQFSGGMKQRVMIAIAMVCNPDILIADEPTTALDVTIQAQIMDLMKELQEKENKSIVLITHNMGLVAENADDAAVMYMGRIVEYASTKQIFNRPSHPYTKALLRSVPVPGMDKNKKLETIEGQTPDPKDCKEGCEFANRCPQACERCFKETIKNYEVEPGHIVRCLLFEGNKEV, from the coding sequence ATGAGTGAAGATATTATTCTGAAAGTAGAACATTTACATACAAGCTTCTACAATGGCGGAGAAAAAGTTGATATTGTGAAAGATGCGTCTTTCACTGTATATAAAGGAAAAACACTGGCAATTGTTGGAGAATCCGGTTGTGGAAAAAGTGTTACCGTACATAGTGTCATGAATCTGCTTCCTAAAGCAGGAAAGATTGAAAAAGGCAGTGTAACATATTATCGTGATGGAAAGCCTGTCATGTTAAATAAGCTTCCACAGTATGGAAAAGAAATGCGTGATATACGTGGAAAACATATTGGTATGATCTTTCAAGACCCCATGACTTCTTTAAATCCTGTGTATACCATTGGTTCCCAAATCATGGAGAATCTTTTACAGCACAATAAAAAAATGAAGAAAAGTGAAGCATTGGAGGAAGCTGTTTATATGCTGGCAAAGCTGGGTATTCCAGATCCCAGAAGCCGTGTAAAAGATTATCCCCACCAGTTTTCCGGTGGTATGAAGCAGCGTGTTATGATTGCGATTGCCATGGTATGTAATCCTGATATTCTGATTGCGGATGAACCTACCACAGCGTTAGATGTTACAATTCAGGCCCAGATTATGGATCTAATGAAAGAGCTGCAGGAAAAAGAGAATAAATCCATTGTGTTGATTACACATAATATGGGACTTGTAGCGGAGAATGCGGATGATGCGGCAGTTATGTATATGGGACGTATTGTGGAATATGCTTCCACAAAACAGATATTTAATCGTCCTTCCCATCCATATACCAAAGCTTTATTAAGAAGTGTACCCGTACCTGGTATGGATAAAAACAAAAAGCTGGAAACAATTGAAGGACAGACACCTGATCCAAAAGATTGTAAAGAAGGCTGTGAATTTGCGAATCGATGCCCTCAGGCATGTGAACGCTGTTTTAAAGAAACAATTAAAAATTATGAAGTAGAACCCGGACATATCGTAAGATGTTTATTATTTGAAGGCAATAAGGAGGTCTAA
- a CDS encoding ABC transporter permease, which yields MKKLSINQSSLLYRNMKRLLKNKLAIMGIIIILLFLILAVFAPLFTSFDPNAIDLKAVGAAPSSTHIFGTDKLGRDVFARILYGGRTSITVGVLSALSGSFVGVVFGCVAGYFGGKIDMLFIRLSEILQTFPQMILILIMVAILSQGVQNLIIIFSITGWMTTFRMIRNEFMVLREETYVEVNKAFGISDLTIMFKQILPNTLSPIIVSTTINSAGFILSEAGLSYLGLGVPNTVATWGNIMNAAKSLDVIANNWWLWVIPGITISLFVLAVNFFGDGLRDVLDPKQL from the coding sequence ATGAAGAAATTAAGTATCAATCAATCATCATTGCTGTATCGCAATATGAAACGTCTATTAAAAAACAAACTGGCAATTATGGGAATCATCATTATCTTGTTGTTTCTGATACTCGCTGTATTTGCGCCTTTATTTACATCCTTCGATCCTAATGCTATTGATTTAAAGGCTGTAGGTGCTGCGCCATCATCCACCCATATATTCGGTACGGATAAACTGGGCAGAGATGTATTCGCAAGAATTTTATATGGAGGAAGAACCTCCATCACCGTTGGAGTCCTGAGTGCATTAAGCGGTTCCTTCGTTGGTGTTGTATTTGGATGTGTTGCCGGATACTTTGGCGGAAAAATAGATATGTTGTTCATACGTTTGTCTGAAATCCTGCAGACGTTCCCTCAAATGATTTTGATATTAATCATGGTTGCGATTTTAAGCCAAGGTGTACAGAATCTGATTATTATATTTTCCATTACAGGATGGATGACAACCTTCCGTATGATCCGAAATGAATTTATGGTATTACGTGAAGAAACATATGTAGAGGTAAATAAGGCATTTGGTATCAGTGATTTAACGATTATGTTTAAACAGATCCTGCCAAATACATTAAGCCCTATCATTGTATCCACAACCATCAACAGTGCCGGCTTTATTTTAAGTGAAGCAGGGCTAAGCTATTTAGGACTGGGTGTTCCTAATACCGTAGCTACATGGGGCAATATTATGAATGCCGCAAAATCATTAGATGTAATTGCGAATAACTGGTGGTTATGGGTGATTCCTGGTATTACGATTTCATTGTTTGTACTTGCGGTAAATTTCTTCGGGGATGGATTGCGAGATGTTCTTGATCCAAAGCAGTTGTAG
- a CDS encoding ABC transporter permease, with translation MLKYFVKKFLAIIPMLFIISLIVFLALQIVPVDPINYMVSPDMAANTANIEALRQQLGLNDPVIIRYFRWLIDLLHGDFGYSIVNGVPIAKLIAMKLPATIELSMVALVISAVLGIGIGLLSAIRQNGIIDYVGRIIAVIGTSIPHFFFGILVIQLFAIKLGWFPAAGRLQYGDDSFFMKLNSLILPAITMGISMISALLRYTRNSMLDVMNKEYVKTARSKGIPEWKVYLKHAFRNALGPILVILMFRLPILIGGSVIIETIFSWPGIGTTILNGVTAGDYPVIMITTLMIAAAVLFASFLVDLVNALLDPRIRIDQ, from the coding sequence TTATCATATCCTTAATCGTATTTTTGGCATTACAAATTGTACCGGTAGATCCTATCAATTATATGGTATCTCCGGATATGGCCGCTAATACGGCGAATATAGAGGCATTAAGACAACAGCTGGGATTAAACGATCCAGTCATTATCCGATATTTTCGCTGGCTGATTGATCTGCTGCATGGTGATTTTGGCTATAGTATCGTCAATGGTGTACCAATCGCAAAACTTATTGCGATGAAGTTACCCGCAACGATTGAACTATCTATGGTGGCTTTGGTCATCTCAGCTGTATTGGGGATTGGCATTGGTTTATTATCTGCTATTCGCCAGAATGGCATCATCGATTATGTAGGAAGAATTATTGCGGTTATTGGTACATCTATTCCACATTTTTTCTTTGGTATTCTGGTAATTCAGCTGTTTGCGATTAAGCTTGGATGGTTTCCAGCGGCAGGGCGTCTACAATATGGCGATGACAGTTTCTTTATGAAATTAAATAGTCTGATTCTACCTGCAATTACAATGGGTATCTCCATGATATCAGCATTGCTTCGTTATACACGAAATTCTATGCTGGATGTTATGAATAAAGAGTATGTAAAAACGGCAAGAAGTAAAGGTATTCCTGAATGGAAGGTATATTTGAAACATGCGTTTAGAAATGCACTGGGACCAATTCTGGTTATTCTGATGTTTCGTCTGCCAATTCTGATAGGTGGTTCTGTCATTATTGAAACCATCTTCTCATGGCCTGGCATTGGCACAACAATCCTAAATGGTGTAACAGCAGGCGATTATCCGGTAATCATGATTACGACATTAATGATAGCGGCAGCTGTATTATTTGCAAGTTTCCTTGTGGATCTGGTCAATGCATTACTAGATCCAAGAATTCGTATAGATCAATAG